One segment of Daphnia magna isolate NIES linkage group LG2, ASM2063170v1.1, whole genome shotgun sequence DNA contains the following:
- the LOC116935013 gene encoding LOW QUALITY PROTEIN: PHD finger protein 12 (The sequence of the model RefSeq protein was modified relative to this genomic sequence to represent the inferred CDS: deleted 1 base in 1 codon), which yields MANSQYDLDLSGGLMPQIQALLAPPLLEDISKEKRKDGLALHPYYRRPGRGHNRDSCDACKEGGELICCDSCPASFHLQCHDPPLEEADLPRGLWNCHSCRVKKTQEAAYTLTHSIEVDDGADSDSSKNGKRLNNSTSSSTIQLLSSGQGVPEKIAGRRRTNNSDDVDVETPGVGSEKSSDREEIFESAGKVSFFAPLIKVAASMNPQQFELPPELVEPIPFPGSSKSCASKKTGPGLKKKSHELDNGLVPLPLRACFYCSKSCRKAPMVACDFCPLVFHLDCLDPPLVCMPVGKWMCPNHPQNIEYKLLPDSRLTERVKFWSFLQRPIDHETVKIYFLRKVNRKHPPFRRKVPLPGRPRMRVPLIIKNQYKHPPLLPARLSGTQPFHWSPVLPETRRSLKPFGRNESSDEDDKNEEQTQPQEEAHQIAAECKKMLSNEGEAAEESDTVLPERRKEESVEGSSSSACSGLFAEEFRQIEEDVKNYLGTLRRGMKESHLKVFMEQLSNDLLKAMDHETLKTLAMQRVQQLILNPESRSLTVFPLPGMLSSVCNSQTTTIPQPWLHSSSASDSDSSQAQANVFPTQPRAFLCPLSSAYPPAPIYYRRLTIGTGADMDLSLSSYGTCKYVSGHHATVFYDEMSRHFELLNYSEHGTVVDNVVYCCDLDIDVTAKLEADSAKDRERNQSFQGLDDITRRSCDKMTTSLTDPNDASHCGCRIDVSSLSSAGKNGGWEGTGLLTHGSHIKFGCMQFILCISNTNEKPRFIHH from the exons ATGGCCAATTCTCAATATGATCTCGACCTGTCAGGTGGATTAATGCCT cAAATACAAGCTTTGCTTGCACCACCTTTATTGGAAgacatttcaaaagaaaagcggAAAGATGGTTTGGCATTACATCCCTACTACAGAAGGCCAGGAAGGGGTCATAACCGGGATAGTTGTGATGCCTGTAAAGAAGGTGGTGAACTCATTTGCTGTGACTCTTGCCCAGCTTCCTTTCACCTTCAATGCCA TGACCCTCCATTGGAGGAGGCTGATTTACCCAGAGGTCTCTGGAACTGTCACAGTTGTCGAGTTAAAAAG ACTCAAGAAGCTGCATACACTCTTACCCATTCTATAGAGGTAGATGATGGAGCAGACTCTGATTCCAgcaaaaatgggaaaagatTAAACAATTCAACATCAAGTTCAACAATTCAGCTGTTATCTAGTGGACAGGGAGTACCTGAGAAGATTGCAGGTCGTCGTCGAACAAACAATTCCGATGATGTGGATGTAGAGACTCCTGGTGTAGGCTCAGAAAAGTCGAGTGACAGGGAGGAGATCTTTGAAAGTGCGGGAAAAGTGTCGTTTTTTGCCCCACTCATCAAAGTAGCAGCATCCATGAATCCACAACAATTCGAACTTCCACCTGAACTTGTAGAGCCTATCCCGTTCCCAG GTTCCAGCAAATCATGCGCTTCTAAAAAGACAGGACCTGGGCTTAAAAAGAAGTCACATGAGCTTGATAACGGACTTGTGCCGTTACCTTTGCGAGCGTGCTTCTATTGCAGCAA GAGTTGCCGCAAAGCGCCAATGGTCGCCTGTGACTTTTGCCCCCTGGTTTTCCATTTAGATTGTCTGGATCCTCCGCTTGTTTGCATGCCAGTTGGCAAGTGGATGTGCCCAAATCATCCTCAAAATATT GAATATAAGTTGTTGCCAGATTCTCGGCTTACTGAACGCGTCAAATTTTGGTCGTTTTTGCAGAGACCTATTGATCATGAAACCgttaaaata tattttttgcgTAAAGTAAACCGAAAACATCCACCCTTTCGTCGGAAGGTCCCTCTGCCAGGCCGGCCTCGTATGAGA GTGCCATTGATAATCAAGAATCAGTACAAGCATCCTCCTCTGCTTCCCGCTCGTCTGAGCGGGACGCAACCATTCCACTGGTCGCCCGTTCTTCCTGAAACACGAAGG AGTTTGAAGCCTTTCGGAAGGAATGAATCAAGCGACGAGGAtgataaaaatgaagaacaaaCCCAGCCTCAAGAAGAGGCTCATCAAATAGCAGCAGAGTGTAAGAAAATGCTTTCGAACGAAGGCGAAGCTGCGGAAGAATCTGATACTGTGTTACCTGAACGAAGAAAGGAAGAATCGGTTGAAGGGTCGAGTTC TTCTGCGTGCAGTGGATTGTTTGCTGAAGAATTCAGACAAATTGAGGAAGATGTGAAAAATTATCTGGGCACCCTGAGACGGGGAATGAAAGAGAGTCATTTGAAGGTCTTTATGGAGCAGCTGTCAA ATGACTTATTGAAAGCCATGGATCATGAAACGTTGAAAACTCTTGCCATGCAAAGAGTGCAGCAGCTAATCCTCAACCCAGAGTCTCGGTCACTGACGGTGTTTCCTCTTCCTGGGATGTTGTCTTCTGTTTGCAACTCACAGACTACAACCATTCCACAGCCTTGGCTTCATTCGAGTAGTGCTTCCGACAGTG ACAGTAGCCAAGCACAAGCGAATGTCTTTCCAACTCAGCCGAGAGCGTTCCTCTGCCCCCTCAGTTCAGCATACCCGCCAGCTCCCATCTACTATCGCCGCCTTACTATCGGCACTG GTGCCGACATGGATTTAAGCTTGTCTTCCTATGGTACGTGCAAATATGTTTCCGGGCATCACGCTACCGTGTTTTATGATGAG ATGTCGAGACATTTCGAGCTACTTAATTACAGCGAACACGGGACGGTTGTTGATAACGTCGTGTATTGCTGCGATCTGGATATCGATGTAACCGCTAAATTGGAGGCGGACAGTGCCAAAGACAGGGAGAGGAATCAATCATTCCAAGGCTTAGATGACATAACGAGACGTAGTTGTGATAAAATGACCACTTCACTCACGGACCCAAATGAT GCTTCTCATTGCGGTTGCCGTATCGATGTCAGCTCTCTTAGCTCAGCAGGCAAAAATGGAGGATGGGAAGGGACTGGCCTACTCACGCATGGCTCTCACATCAAATTTGGGTGCATGCAATTCATTTTGTGCATAAGCAACACCAACGAGAAACCTCGTTTTATTCACCATTAA
- the LOC116917350 gene encoding LOW QUALITY PROTEIN: zinc finger CCCH domain-containing protein 48 (The sequence of the model RefSeq protein was modified relative to this genomic sequence to represent the inferred CDS: deleted 1 base in 1 codon), translating into MPLEIAKMVADSERSKCDIEFIDVTNDRLFSSSEGGNVKVWNKEDLKVVDELDAKQCPICCIAVKGNQLYAGTSGGNIVVWDIETATVIRELNEHQGSVAKIRVVGDLIVSGDTEGKVLVWQGNTLIHLYETCEEVWDFDLTDDHLYSIRDRDLIVQKIHKTEHGHKLTTTKALEARGPMCRLDGSIAVLSRDGMDIHIMEDDKSQFKRIGIIKGQDRMINALACGQQPKAHLYSGGWDNTVRSYDLQTFTPLSRLDLGQPINCIRPDPSSSGHIFVGGNNGLLCKILDR; encoded by the exons atgcCGCTGGAAATTGCGAAAATGGTGGCCGATTCCGAACGG TCAAAATGCGACATTGAATTTATCGACGTCACAAACGATCGTCTATTCTCTTCGAGTGAAGGTGGAAATGTCAAG GTATGGAACAAGGAAGATTTGAAAGTGGTGGACGAATTGGATGCTAAACAGTGTCCCATCTGCTGTATCGCCGTTAAGGGCAACCAACTTTATGCCGGCACGTCTGGTGGTAATATTGTTGTCTGGGATATCGAGACGGCCACTGTTATCAGAGAGTTAAACGAGCATCAAGGCAGCGTAGCCAAGATACGTGTGGTGGGGGACTTGATCGTTTCAGGCGACACCGAAGGCAAG GTTCTCGTGTGGCAAGGCAACACGCTAATTCACCTGTACGAAACATGCGAAGAAGTCTGGGACTTTGACCTTACCGATGATCATCTCTACTCTATCCGTGACCGCGACCTCATCGTCCAAAAGATCCACAAAACGGAGCATGGCCACAAATTGACAACTACCAAAGCGTTGGAAGCTCGTGGCCCGATGTGTCGACTGGACGGCAGCATCGCCGTTCTCAGCCGAGACGGAATGGATATCCACATCATGGAAGATGATAAGTCCCAATTTAAGCGCATCGGTATCATCAAG GGTCAAGACCGCATGATCAACGCTTTGGCATGCGGCCAGCAACCAAAAGCTCACCTGTATTCAGGCGGATGGGACAACACGGTTCGCAGTTACGACCTCCAGACTTTCACCCCTCTGTCTCGATTGGATTTGGGTCAACCGATCAATTGCATCCGGCCCGACCCTTCAAGCAGCGGCCACATTTTCGTCGGAGGGAATAACGGCCTTTTGTGCAAGATCCTCGacaggtga
- the LOC116917353 gene encoding LOW QUALITY PROTEIN: extensin (The sequence of the model RefSeq protein was modified relative to this genomic sequence to represent the inferred CDS: deleted 1 base in 1 codon), whose translation MQNLRLLCLIGLVAGIHCGLVRRDLGHKGGSSYGAPPATSYGAVPPAPTYGAAPVSTYVASNYGAPVYYEEDDKPDLKAKLEEFKSKIIGHLGYMKGSIMAAKGKMMLKKAQHYQQKGEKLVGIGESLKALKPEKQEKHKHYEPSYHPPAPIYSPPAPVYSPPAPVYSPPASGYSG comes from the exons ATGCAGAACTTACGATTGCTGTGCTTGATCGGCTTGGTGGCGGGCATTCATTGCGGTCTGGTCCGACGCGACCTCGGCCATAAAGGCGGAAGCAGCTATGGCGCTCCGCCTGCGACAAGTTATGGAGCCGTACCTCCAGCACCCACTTATGGAGCTGCTCCAGTATCCACTTACGTTGCATCAAACTATGGCGCT CCCGTCTATTACGAGGAGGATGACAAG CCGGATCTGAAAGCCAAACTGGAGGAGTTCAAGAGCAAAATCATCGGTCATCTCGGTTACATGAAGGGCTCCATTATGGCGGCCAAGGGTAAAATGATGCTGAAGAAAGCTCAACACTACCAACAGAAGGGCGAGAAATTGGTAGGAATCGGTGAGTCTCTGAAAGCTCTGAAACCGGAGAAACAGGAGAAGCATAAACACTACGAGCCGAGCTACCATCCACCAGCTCCAATCTACTCGCCACCAGCTCCAGTCTACTCGCCACCAGCTCCAGTCTACTCGCCACCAGCTTCCGGTTATTCCGGTTAG